A window of Conger conger chromosome 13, fConCon1.1, whole genome shotgun sequence contains these coding sequences:
- the cldn8.1 gene encoding claudin-8 encodes MSNSTLEIVAMCVSLLGLIGAAASTGMPMWRVTAFIGENIIVMESRLEGLWMNCYKQANIRMQCKVYDSLLALSPDLQAARGLMCCSLALGGLGVLIAIAGMRCTACIRGNDRAKRVVLLLSGSMILLACICVLVPVSWTGHVIIRDFYNPLLLDAQRRELGEALYIGWVAAALLFVGGCMFTCCNIPRDKGSDRSLYSRNTQYMAYPPQMAYVPQGPYTPQVGPYTPQGSYTPQTVYTPQRYPSTHSYPSRHPSMRSAVAYL; translated from the coding sequence ATGTCGAACTCGACGCTGGAGATCGTGGCGATGTGCGTGAGCCTGCTGGGGCTGATCGGGGCGGCGGCCAGCACGGGGATGCCCATGTGGCGCGTGACGGCGTTCATCGGCGAGAACATCATCGTCATGGAGTCTCGTCTGGAGGGCCTGTGGATGAACTGCTACAAGCAGGCCAACATCCGCATGCAGTGCAAGGTGTACGACTCGCTGCTGGCTCTGTCGCCGGACCTGCAGGCGGCCCGGGGGCTCATGTGCTGCTCTCTGGCGCTGGGGGGTCTCGGCGTGCTCATCGCCATCGCCGGGATGAGGTGCACCGCCTGTATCCGCGGTAACGACCGCGCCAAGCGTGTGGTTCTGCTGCTCTCCGGCAGCATGATCCTGCTGGCCTGCATTTGCGTCCTGGTCCCCGTGTCCTGGACGGGTCACGTGATCATCCGCGACTTCTACAACCCGCTCCTCTTGGACGCGCAGCGGCGGGAGCTGGGCGAGGCGCTCTACATCGGCTGGGTGGCCGCCGCGCTGCTGTTCGTGGGCGGCTGCATGTTCACCTGCTGCAACATCCCCCGGGACAAGGGCTCCGACAGGTCCCTCTACTCCAGGAACACGCAGTACATGGCCTACCCCCCGCAGATGGCCTACGTTCCCCAGGGCCCCTACACCCCCCAGGTGGGACCGTACACACCCCAGGGCTCCTACACCCCCCAAACGGTCTACACGCCCCAGCGTTACCCCTCCACGCACAGCTACCCCTCCAGACACCCGTCTATGCGCAGTGCAGTGGCCTACCTTTGA